The Sagittula stellata E-37 sequence CCCGGTATCGGGCACTAAAGCGGGAGGCGCGCGCAAAGACAGGCGCCTTGGGGCAGGAGAGCCCGCTGGGGTGCCGGATCAAGGGCAACATCAGCCGCTCTGGCGGAACCCGGATCTATCATGTTCCCGGCCAGCGCGACTATGACGCGACGGTCATCACCGAGACGCTGGGCGAACGGTGGTTCTGTTCGGAATCCGAGGCACGCGATGCCGGGTGGCGCCGCGCCAAACGCTGAGCCCGAAAAACGTGCATATTTGATGCGCATCAAGGTGGGTGGGGCAGGGTGGCTTTAGTGTCTGTTCTGACGCAAGAACGACAGGAGACGCACATGTCGCATACCCCCCACGAGCTTTCCGAAGAGTTTCCGGAATACGCTGAGAAACTCCGTGAACTGAAGACCAGCGATGCACATTTCGCGCGGCTGGCTGACCAGTACCACGAAGTAAACCGCCGGGTGCACCGCGCGGCCACGAACGTGGAACCGATGGAGCAATTGGCCGAAGATGAGCTTCGCAAGGAGCGGGCCGTTCTGAAGGACGAGATCTACGCCCTGCTCAGGGCCTGATCATTCGCCAATCGCCCATTTTCGTGCAGCGGGCGCCCTGAGGGGGCGCCCGTTGTCATTTCAGGTATGGCTGGATCGCCGAGACGATCGGTTCCGACAACGGTTTGGTCGTCGACCCGAAGGTTGCAACAACCTCGCCTTCAGGGCTGACGAGCACCTTGTTGAAGTTCCAGGACGGCTCGAACCCGTATTGCTGCTTGACCCATTGGTAAAACGGATGCGCCGTTGCGCCGCGCACAGAGGTGATGTCCGTCATCGGCAGGGTTAGCCCGAAGTTCACGGCGCAGAAGTCGGCCACCTCTTCGGCGGTCGCGAGTTCCTGACGGAAGTCGTCGGAGGGTACGGCAAGGACAACCAGACCGTCTTCCTTGTGCCGGTCGTAAAGGCTCTGCAATCCATCATATTGTGGCGTGAAACCACAGCGCGAGGCGGTGTTGACGACGAGGACCGGCTGGCCTTTCCAATCGCCGAGATCGAGCGTCCCACCGTCGATGCCGTTGAAGGTGAAGCCCGCCGCCAAAAGCGGCGTTGCCAGAAGGCTCAGGAGGAGGGTGGCGGTGCGGATCATCGGTGGCGTTCCTGCAATGCGGTTCGCAATAGATACGTGCGACGCGACGTTCCGGTTTCAAGTTTTCCGGCGGCTGGCCTGACGTGGCGGATTTCTCTGCGTGCAACCGGTACCGTGGCGCTTGCGTTGGAATGTCGAGGCGTGCTGGAGTGGGTGCCTCAGGGCCGAAATGCGGACGGAGGTGCACGATGGCGGGGGGATGGAGCCGCGACGGCGCGGAAAACGAACAGATGGAAGCGACGATCCAGGAGGAACTGGAGCGCTTGAAGGCGCGCCGCGGCCCGTCGGGCGAGAGTTTCCGCGCGTGCGCGGAGTGCGGCGAGGAAATCCCCGAAAAGCGCCGCGTGGCGCTGCCGGGGGTAAAGCTCTGCGTGGAGTGTGCGTCCGAGCGTGACAGTGTATTCAAGGCGCGGGCCGGGTACAACCGGCGGGGGTCGAAGGACAGCCAGTTAAAGTGAGGTCTTGGGCATGACGTGGCCCGTCTTGCAGAGGTGGGGGTGCTTTTCGGCGGTCCGGGTCCTGCCCCTGTGCCTGGCGGTTGGCTTTGGTCCGCTGCCGGCCTGCGCCGAGGAACTGGGGGTGATGACGGCCCGGGTGGACGGGGCACCGATGGAGTGGCGGCTCTATGCGTTCGACCGGTCCGGGGGCCAGATCGCGACGGCGGCGTTCCGGCAGGACCAGTGGTTGGCGGAATTGCAGTTGCAGGGGCACGTGGAGCCGGATTTCTCCAGTGCCGATGTCATGAGCCTGACTGTCCGCTTTCCGGGCTGGTACGCGCCGGGGGTGGCGCCCATGTCGGTCGATA is a genomic window containing:
- a CDS encoding glutathione peroxidase, whose protein sequence is MIRTATLLLSLLATPLLAAGFTFNGIDGGTLDLGDWKGQPVLVVNTASRCGFTPQYDGLQSLYDRHKEDGLVVLAVPSDDFRQELATAEEVADFCAVNFGLTLPMTDITSVRGATAHPFYQWVKQQYGFEPSWNFNKVLVSPEGEVVATFGSTTKPLSEPIVSAIQPYLK
- a CDS encoding DksA/TraR family C4-type zinc finger protein; this translates as MAGGWSRDGAENEQMEATIQEELERLKARRGPSGESFRACAECGEEIPEKRRVALPGVKLCVECASERDSVFKARAGYNRRGSKDSQLK
- a CDS encoding YdcH family protein, translating into MSHTPHELSEEFPEYAEKLRELKTSDAHFARLADQYHEVNRRVHRAATNVEPMEQLAEDELRKERAVLKDEIYALLRA